Part of the Candidatus Eisenbacteria bacterium genome, TCCAGCCGGTCCACCGGGATGACGTGGACGCGCGAACCGTCGCGCACGAGCAGGCGTTCGACGAACTGGCCCGGCGGCCGGGCGGCCGCGGCGAGCCGGACGCCGCTCGGCATGCCCGGCGCGGGGGCGCCGCCGGAAGCGGCCGGCGCGAGGCGCTCACGCACGCGGTCGAGCGCCTCGGCGAGGCGCTCGCGACCGAACGGCTTGAGCAGGTAGTCCACCGCGTGCACTTCGAACGCCTTGAGGGCGAACTCGTCGTAGGCGGTCGCGAACACGATCGCGGGCGGGTCGTCGAGCAGCTCGAGCACCTCGAAGCCGTCGAGCTTGGGCATCTGCACGTCGAGGAACGCGAGGTCCGGCCGCGTCTCGCTG contains:
- a CDS encoding response regulator, producing the protein MIVDDELPARALLREYLQAHPDFEVAGECANGFEAVKAISETRPDLAFLDVQMPKLDGFEVLELLDDPPAIVFATAYDEFALKAFEVHAVDYLLKPFGRERLAEALDRVRERLAPAASGGAPAPGMPSGVRLAAAARPPGQFVERLLVRDGSRVHVIPVDRLDYLEAQDDYVAIHAEGRSWLKHESLADLAEGLDPARFVRTHRSYVLNVERIERLELYARDSRVAILAGGRQVPVSRSGYARLRELM